One Triticum dicoccoides isolate Atlit2015 ecotype Zavitan chromosome 5B, WEW_v2.0, whole genome shotgun sequence genomic window carries:
- the LOC119309431 gene encoding uncharacterized protein LOC119309431 gives MEISLDALLGVQQHGQDLAYRLAQGISGLLLHLHVHTPQLMWPAPPLNLLPFDIELPATPFAVGVYLPAVAVASFVEIGRRLGQAGSNLGASVGGAMQQLSRQLPRRKWEGATAPSTPMVAVDEGEAGLAADRATEGGVALEGVGEGGSLEEVAAATGSAAAASAAGVGAEGAWSGDLFSESGQVLSSRCTSLFEPSVLHNSSE, from the exons ATGGAGATCTCCCTAGACGCGCTGCTGGGCGTGCAGCAGCATGGGCAGGACCTGGCCTACCGCCTCGCGCAGGGCATCTCGGGGCTGCTCCTCCACCTCCACGTGCATACACCGCAGCTCATGTGGCCTGCCCCGCCGCTCAATCTCCTCCCCTTTGACATCGAGCTCCCCGCCACCCCCTTCGCGGTCGGTGTCTACCTCCCGGCTGTGGCCGTCGCGTCCTTCGTGGAGATCGGCAGACGGCTCGGGCAAGCCGGGTCCAACCTCGGTGCCTCCGTCGGCGGCGCCATGCAGCAGCTGTCGCGGCAGCTTCCGCGCCGGAAGTGGGAGGGGGCCACTGCGCCGTCGACGCCCATGGTGGCGGTGGACGAGGGGGAAGCAGGGCTCGCCGCAGATAGGGCTACCGAGGGTGGGGTAGCCTTGGAGGGTGTCGGGGAAGGAGGCTCCcttgaggaggtggcggcggccacTGGGAGTGCCGCTGCCGCCAGTGCGGCTGGGGTCGGGGCCGAGGGTGCTTGGTCGGGGGATCTGTTTTCGGAATCCGGGCAGGTGTTGTCTAGTCGG tgcacgtcattgtttgaaccaagtgtgctgcacaaCTCAAGCGAATGA